One Sander vitreus isolate 19-12246 chromosome 23, sanVit1, whole genome shotgun sequence DNA window includes the following coding sequences:
- the lyrm5a gene encoding LYR motif-containing protein 5A: MANPFRGQVIKLYRTLLYLGRDYPQGSAYFKERLKSAFMKNKDVTDPDKIQKLVARGNSLIKELEAMCFLRKYQVMKKKYSEAKK, encoded by the exons ATGGCCAACCCTTTCAGGGGTCAGGTTATCAAACTTTACAGAACT CTGCTGTATCTTGGCCGTGACTACCCCCAGGGATCAGCTTATTTCAAAGAGCGCCTGAAGTCAGCTTTCATGAAGAATAAAGACGTGACAGACCCTGATAAGATCCAAAAGCTGGTAGCCCGTGGCAACAGTCTCATCAAGGAACTGGAAGCTATGTGTTTCCTCAGGAAATATCAAGTCATGAAGAAGAAGTATAGCGaagcaaaaaaataa
- the dnai7 gene encoding dynein axonemal intermediate chain 7 has protein sequence MEPPKKGKSSKGGKLNKAQKAKQQQEEEERRLQEEEEARLQAEKEEREKLERERKEKEQERLELKDQERREDELNELRHLLEENHTAVTTWKTDAVEKAKWERYMHCDGIPDPAVQQELNTYISLWRDDPEVNITLVLKQCHLTLQLMEELEALLRDVTDPQECYKYQEGLINLQELIHSKHLLTTEEILKRASMNIDTETGNMQTVVKDVNITLCLWANLKKNPRFRDLNFGEAGLVFELPKQLAVSHIAVRLLHTHYDHLSLLARMAHPRMHTPSLRSLAGGEEFSADVDVPEQGETKRTGEVKEDIETQQERVDEEVQSIQGFEGRKSAASLQSSRNSAQPAEGRVSQIQTQMEALSAEGDLTETLTVQPTMMDRSECVQVVDLMQYTPLGGVFYCDVFHLPPQAHQVNGWEIRQLLDEGLQVFPYPMEKSNLEDSEALTCPPVGVSVTLPDSVVFLETPQVARWDAAVKQWRMDSITDLSYEEEKAKISFKMDSFQPFVLMQETYANLPFLSWELRPLGQDAALFTVNGALIDLSITIQGNQCMLQLEQERGLSHLIGKWMSGPILQRAMLNAGINIFVNEYTDKYIITCGKDPLTEHAAYEQMALFASACAFTWSKWNAKCGAEHLVMQACEHHGPVPVPKDSWSLYLLGAQRSQKLEITEKSEEFSPDYYPGSEFHSTFIHMLQDNMSTDGIARTRESNYRFVDTVQSLLCATRPLMYS, from the exons ATGGAG CCACCCAAGAAAGGAAAG TCATCAAAGGGAGGTAAGCTGAACAAGGCCCAGAAGGCGAAGCAGcagcaagaggaggaggaaagaaggCTGCAAGAGGAAG AGGAAGCACGGCTGCAAGCggaaaaagaagagagggaaaaattggaaagagagagaaaggagaaggaGCAAGAAAGGCTTGAGTTAAAG GACCAAGAGCGCAGAGAAGATGAGTTGAACGAACTCCGCCATCTACTGGAGGAGAATCATACTGCGGTAACCACATGGAAAACTGATGCCGTGGAGAAAGCCaaa TGGGAGAGATACATGCACTGTGATGGCATCCCAGACCCAGCAGTACAGCAGGAGCTTAACACATATATCAGCTTATGGAGAGATGACCCAGAGGTCAACATCACACTTGTGCTCAAACAATGTCACCTCACTCTACAG CtgatggaggagctggaggctcTGCTCAGAGATGTTACAGATCCACAAGAGTGCTACAAGTACCAGGAGGGCCTCATAAACTTACAGGAGCTAATCCACTCTAAACACCTCCTCACCACTGAGGAGATCCTCAAG AGGGCCAGTATGAACATCGACACTGAGACAGGCAACATGCAGACTGTGGTCAAAGATGTCAACATTACACTGTGTCTCTGGGCCAACCTCAAGAAGAATCCAAG GTTTAGAGATTTAAACTTTGGGGAGGCTGGCCTGGTCTTTGAGCTTCCCAAACAGCTAGCTGTGAGCCATATCGCTGTACGGTTGCTCCACACACATTATGACCACCTGTCCTTGCTGGCCAGGATGGCTCACCCGAGAATGCACACACCCAGCCTCAG GTCTCTTGCAGGCGGCGAGGAGTTTTCAGCAGACGTAGATGTACCTGAGCAGGGGGAGACAAAAAGAACGGGGGAGGTGAAGGAAGACATTGAGACCCAGCAGGAGCGAGTTGACGAGGAGGTGCAGTCCATCCAAGGGTTTGAAGGGAGGAAG AGTGCAGCCAGCCTACAGTCCAGTAGAAACAGTGCCCAGCCTGCAGAAGGCAGAGTGAGccagatacagacacagatggAGGCACTCAGCG cTGAGGGGGACTTGACTGAGACTCTCACAGTGCAGCCGACAATGATGGACCGCAGTGAGTGTGTCCAGGTTGTGGACTTAATGCAGTACACACCTCTGGGTGGGGTCTTCTACTGTGACGTGTTTCACCTCCCGCCACAAGCCCACCAGGTCAATGGCTGGGAAATTAGACAG CTGTTGGACGAAGGGCTTCAGGTGTTCCCGTACCCTATGGAAAAGTCTAACTTAGAAGACAGCGAAGCTCTCACCTGCCCTCCAGTCGGTGTGTCTGTGACACTGCCCGACTCTGTCGTCTTCCTGGAAACTCCCCAAGTGGCTCGCTGGGATGCTGCAG TGAAGCAGTGGAGGATGGACAGTATCACTGACTTGTCTTATGAGGAAGAAAAGGCCAAAATCTCCTTCAAGATGGACTCCTTCCAGCCCTTTGTGCTGATGCAGGAAACTTATGCCAACCTTCCCTTCCTGAGTTGGGAGCTCAGGCCATTGGGCCAAGACGCAGCTCTTTTCACCGTCAACGGGGCACTCATTGACCTCAGTATCACGATCCAG GGTAATCAGTGTATGTTGCAGTTGGAGCAAGAGAGAGGTCTCTCTCACCTCATAGGGAAGTGGATGAGTGGCCCCATCCTGCAGAGAGCCATGCTCAACGCAGGGATCAACATCTTTGTTAATGAGTACACCGACAAATACATCATCACCTGCGGCAAG GACCCACTTACAGAACATGCTGCCTACGAACAGATGGCCCTCTTCGCCTCTGCCTGCGCTTTCACGTGGAGCAAGTGGAATGCCAAATGTGGAGCTGAGCATTTAGTCATGCAG GCGTGTGAGCACCATGGCCCTGTCCCGGTGCCTAAGGATTCGTGGAGTCTCTACCTGCTGGGTGCTCAGAGGAGTCAGAAGCTGGAAATCACAGAGAAGAGTGAGGAATTCTCCCCAGATTATTATCCCGGAAGTGAGTTTCACTCCACCTTCATCCACATGCTCCAGGACAACATGAGCACTGACGGCATAGCCAGGACCAGAGAATCCAATTATCGGTTTGTTGATACAGTACAAAGCCTTCTCTGTGCCACCAGACCACTGATGTATTCATAA